GCATGTAAGCCGCATGGCTGTGGACACTCACGTTACGCAGATCGGCATCGTGAAAATCGGGCACGGGCATAGCACGTTCAACAGGGCTCATGGACCTCTGCTAGATCGACCCGCCTGTTCAAAACTTGAACGAAGAACGTTGGGTTCAACGCGATGTAACGGCGGGTTTGTCCAGCACTTGGCGCAAGGCTTCCCCCAGCGTGGCCAGACTGAACGGTTTGCTCACGATGGCCGCGTCTCCAGCCTGCTCGATGTCTTGGCGCAGTTCCGGTGGCACGTGTCCGCTCGCGATCACGATACGGGTCGACGGACGCGCACGACGGACATATTCACGCACCTGCAAGCCGCTCATCCGGGGCAGATCGAGATCGAGCACGAGCGCATCCACCGGTTCTTTATGGCCCATAAGAAAGTCCAGCGCCTGTCCGCCATCCTCCGCGCAGAAGACCCGGTATCCGCTGCTCTCCAAAGTCGCGCACAACAAATTGCGAACGCCCTCCTCATCCTCGACCACCAGCACGGTTTCCGTCCCACGAGGAATCAGCGCCGACGAATTTGCCTCGATCACGCCCGGCGTCTCCCCTTCCCGTTCGAGCAAAGGCAGGTGAATCATGAACGTCGTCCCCTTGCCCGCTGCGCTCCGCACATCGATCAACCCTCCGTGTTTGGAAATAATCCCGACGACCACCGCCAGTCCGAGTCCGGTGCCTTGGTTTTTATCCTTCGTCGTGAAAAACGGTTCAAATATCCGCGCGCGCACATCGTCGCTCATGCCGCAGCCGGTGTCGGCCACTTCAATCGTCACATATTTCCCGTGCACATCGGCTCCCTTGCAGGTGATCTCCGAGCCGGCGTGCAAGCGCGTGCGCAATGTGAGGGTGCCGCCGCCTTTCATGGCATCGCGGGCATTCACGCATAGATTCATGACCACTTGCTGCAGCTGGTTGGAATCGGCCCTCACCATGGGTAGCGACGGCAGCGTCTCCACCACGAAATCGATGTCGCGGGGAAACGTCTCTCTGAGCAGTCGCAAGATGTCTTCGACCAGTTGGTTCAATTTCACCTGCCGCACCCCGTCCTCCGGCTTTCGACTAAACGAGAGAATCTGACGCACGAGCGCCGAAGCACGGCTGGTCGCATCGTGGATCTCGCGCAGATAACGCGTGAGCTTTTCATCCGTGGCCGGCACACGCAGTTGCGACATTTCGCAAAAGCCGCTGATGATCGCCAGCAGGTTGTTGAAATCGTGGGAAATGCCGCCGGCCAGCGTGCCGAGAATCTCCATTTTTTGAGCCTGGCGCAGCTGGGCTTCGAGCAACT
This portion of the Rariglobus hedericola genome encodes:
- a CDS encoding hybrid sensor histidine kinase/response regulator, whose product is MSAPVINDAEDAILLLDAYERVSAATPRAGALLGLGLAELIGRPWVEITRPSDVSATLRLHTLESGTRRTKLRLITLNTTGETGVHAEWLAPWSDSVELAVLRGPDGRLLAVNSAFARKFGSAADEWTGRDPEELIHADDILGWREAVGRLGQPPYQVAHEHRWMTAQGWRWLSWEEQGVRTASGSIVATRAIGRDVTRRRLAEEHFQKLASIVEQTQLSVVLAMPDGRVEYVNPRFTQVSGFTLEEIFEQGIEVLRTGFTNHEDYGAFLRTVQSGKTWRGEFQSISKRGEARWESAQVSAIHDHRDRVTHLLCLCEDITDRKLLEAQLRQAQKMEILGTLAGGISHDFNNLLAIISGFCEMSQLRVPATDEKLTRYLREIHDATSRASALVRQILSFSRKPEDGVRQVKLNQLVEDILRLLRETFPRDIDFVVETLPSLPMVRADSNQLQQVVMNLCVNARDAMKGGGTLTLRTRLHAGSEITCKGADVHGKYVTIEVADTGCGMSDDVRARIFEPFFTTKDKNQGTGLGLAVVVGIISKHGGLIDVRSAAGKGTTFMIHLPLLEREGETPGVIEANSSALIPRGTETVLVVEDEEGVRNLLCATLESSGYRVFCAEDGGQALDFLMGHKEPVDALVLDLDLPRMSGLQVREYVRRARPSTRIVIASGHVPPELRQDIEQAGDAAIVSKPFSLATLGEALRQVLDKPAVTSR